In Streptomyces sp. TLI_146, the genomic stretch CGGCGGCTTCCCGCGCATCCAGGTCGACTTCAACGCCAAGCCGACCGACGACGCCCGGCGGGCCTGGCTGGAGCTGGCCGGCGCGGTCGCCGGGAGCAGCAGCAACTACCACCTGCTCGGCATACAGAAGGTCGACTACAAGGGGTACCCGACGGTCGCCGACTGGCAGTTCGAGCGCGACCAGGGCGGCGAGCGGGTACGGATACTCAACCGCGGCTTCAAGGTCGACGGTTCGCACGGCTACGCGATCATGGTCACCTGCAAGACGGCCGAGTGGGACACGGACGCGTGCGTGACGCTGCGCAAGACGGCGTTCGACACGTTCAGCCCCAAGGACTGAGCAGGCCACGTATCGTGAGAGCTCGCGGACCGTACGCAGCCATAATGGGCCGGTAATCGACCGGAATTGACGGTTTCGCGGGAACAGCGCGCTGTGGGGAGGCGTCGTGGACGACTACGCGGGTCGGGTGCTCGCCGACCGCTATCGGCTGCCGCTGCCTTCCTCCGACGAGTACGAGCCCGTCGAGACCCGGGCCTTCGACACCTACAGCGGACAGGAAGTCCTGGTGCGGCAGGTGCCGTTGCCGGAGGTCGTGGACGCGGAGGTGCAGGGCGCGGACGGGCGGTACGGGGACGGGTACGGCTCCGGAGCCGCGCGGCGGCCCGCCGACCCCGCGCTGCGGCGGGCGATCGAGGCTGCCCAGGCGGCCGCGCAGATCCCCGACCACCCCCGGCTCGACCAGGTCTTCGACGTCTTCGCGGAGGACGGCTCGCTGTGGATCGTCAGCGAGCTCGTCATGGCCAGGCCGTTGGCCGCGCTGCTTGCCGAGCAGCCGATGGCGCCGTACCGGGCGGCGGAGGTCGCCTCCGACGTACTGACCGCGCTGCGCGTGCTGCACGCGCACGGCTGGACGCACCGCAACATCACCGAGCGCACGGTGTTGATATGCGACGACGGCCGCGTAATGCTGACCGGCCTGGCGGCCGGCGCGGCGGAGGAGGCGCTGTGCGGCTATGTGGTGGTGCCGCCACCGCCGGGCGAGGAGAGCGACGACTTCGGCGTACCGGGGGAGGCGGGCGCGGCTGACCCCGCCGAGTCCGAGTGGCCGGGTGCCCAGGACCCCGCGTATGCCCCGGACTCCCGGCATTCGGCGGACTCCCCGTATGCCCAGGACTTCGAGGGCTCCCCGGGCTCCCCGGGCTCCCCGGGCTCCCCGGGCTCCCGGGACTTCGGCGGTCCGGACGCGCCCGGCGCCCCCTACAGCGCCCCCGACCGCTCCGACCGCTCCGACCGCTCCGACCGCTCCGACCGTCCCACCGGGGCTCGCCCCGACGCGCGCCTGGGCCCGGCCGCCCAGGCCGCCCCCACGCCGCACCCCGCCCCCCTGCCCTCGACCAGGGCGCCCGCCCTGCCCGCGGGGTGGTCCCCGGCGGGGCCGAGCGGCGACGAACAGGGCGGTGGCCCCTCGGGGGTCACGCGGGCCGGGGCCATCGCGGCGTACCGGGCCGGGGCGCGGGCCGCCGCGCGCGTGGACGACGCCTCGGCCGCGCTGCCGGGGCCGCGTTCCGAGCTCGCCCAGGCCGAGTTGGAGGGGGTCTGGCGCGACCCAGCGGACCAGGGCATGTACGACCCGGTGAGCGGGACGCGGGTGCCGCGTTCGCCCGCGGCGGGAGCGGGGACGTCGGCGGCCAGTCCGTACGCCGTGGAGGAGGGCCCGGACTCGGGGCGCACGAGGCGTGCGTACGACCCGGTGACCGGCCGCTGGGTCCCCCGCCCCGCGCAGGCCCGCGCGACGGACCCGCAATCCGAGAGCTCCGGCCGTCAGGCGTCGCAACTGGGCCCGGCCCACCCCACGGACTCGTACACCGAGGCCTCCGGCCGTCAAACGCCACAACTCGGTCCCGCCCACCCCACGGACCCGCACCCCCACGCCCAACTCCCCCGCCTCGAAGCTCCGCACGCCGCGCAGCCCACGCACGCCGCGCAGCCCACGCACGCCGCGCAGCCCACCCACGTCGCGCATCCCACCCACTCCGCCCAGCCCACACAGTCCGCGCACCCCGACCCGTCGTCCCGTACCGATCGGCACCCCCGTCCCCCCGCCACCACCGGGCCGCCGCCCTCCGCCGAGCCGCGGCCCGCGCTTCCGCATGCCGTGGGGGCCGGGGCCGAGGCGTTGCGGGCCGATGCGCAGCGGCAGACGCATGTCAGCGCGCCCGTGCACGTCCGGGAGGGTGGCTGGGAGGCGGTCGTGCCGCAGCGGCACGGCAATGGGTACCGGGGACCCGCCACGCGGCTCGCCGCCGAGCGGGCGCGGCAGACGCGGATCGCCGTCGTCGGGGCCGTCACCGAGCGGTGGGCGCCCGAGCAGGCCGGGCCGGTGCACGAGAACTGGCGGCTGGCGCCGCCGATCGGGCCCGCCACCGATCTGTGGGCGCTGGGCGCGCTGCTCTTCCGGGCCGTGCAGGGGCACGCGCCGTACCCGGAGGAGAGCGCCGTCGAGCTGGTGCAGATGGTGTGCGGCGAGCCGCCCGCGTTCGCCGAGGAGTGCGGTCCGCTGCGGCCGGTGGTCGAGTCGCTGCTGCGCCAGGACCCCACCGAGCGCCCGGACTTCGAGGAGCTGCGCGGCTGGCTGCGCTCGATCGTGCGGTCCGCGCCGGAGCCGGACGCGGGCTCCGAGATCGTCCCGCTGCCCGCGCCCGACGCGACCCGGCTGCCGATCGTGCGGCGCCGGGGCGAGCTCGTCCGGC encodes the following:
- a CDS encoding protein kinase, yielding MDDYAGRVLADRYRLPLPSSDEYEPVETRAFDTYSGQEVLVRQVPLPEVVDAEVQGADGRYGDGYGSGAARRPADPALRRAIEAAQAAAQIPDHPRLDQVFDVFAEDGSLWIVSELVMARPLAALLAEQPMAPYRAAEVASDVLTALRVLHAHGWTHRNITERTVLICDDGRVMLTGLAAGAAEEALCGYVVVPPPPGEESDDFGVPGEAGAADPAESEWPGAQDPAYAPDSRHSADSPYAQDFEGSPGSPGSPGSPGSRDFGGPDAPGAPYSAPDRSDRSDRSDRSDRPTGARPDARLGPAAQAAPTPHPAPLPSTRAPALPAGWSPAGPSGDEQGGGPSGVTRAGAIAAYRAGARAAARVDDASAALPGPRSELAQAELEGVWRDPADQGMYDPVSGTRVPRSPAAGAGTSAASPYAVEEGPDSGRTRRAYDPVTGRWVPRPAQARATDPQSESSGRQASQLGPAHPTDSYTEASGRQTPQLGPAHPTDPHPHAQLPRLEAPHAAQPTHAAQPTHAAQPTHVAHPTHSAQPTQSAHPDPSSRTDRHPRPPATTGPPPSAEPRPALPHAVGAGAEALRADAQRQTHVSAPVHVREGGWEAVVPQRHGNGYRGPATRLAAERARQTRIAVVGAVTERWAPEQAGPVHENWRLAPPIGPATDLWALGALLFRAVQGHAPYPEESAVELVQMVCGEPPAFAEECGPLRPVVESLLRQDPTERPDFEELRGWLRSIVRSAPEPDAGSEIVPLPAPDATRLPIVRRRGELVRRRRAGRSASGEHGRHRQQRRTQPRRPDRRAAPDLADYAPPRPAPRSTPKSRQSTPRPRTRAPRSLGRTLVLLVLLLLAAALAYAVFFMPKAGTKDEGKADNGGAPSARTGTSAPPATPEPSTSGRTGTPSAPRTQTTAPGGQPPAKGYVLRDDPEGFRTAVDPSFQRRPINDAGQVRYVGGDFTLLVVPGRDAVKDVGDDPLAYQRDKERELQPFRDSAWATATGLRRVDIGRKVTAEGQFTWRDSTGRTVYVRNQVMIINGRYHAVVVIGPEPQRDKVTEIYTQATAAYSATR